A genomic window from Fibrobacterota bacterium includes:
- a CDS encoding ankyrin repeat domain-containing protein: MLFSARPDPNLRLSDGQTLLMAAAKANSLRLVRRFLSMNADDSARDQEGNTALHHACQAGADTGILEQLLLNGADPDAKNASLETPLHLAVLSKNVANVRVLLRGKIDVDFPDRLGNTPMMRALTSGEEEIALLLKDKGANPVVSSTYRNDPNILVPDKSSRLVKLVIAAGADVNTMVYPYNHCGEDRYERILTLAASQGWNDVIDQAMAKGANPALTNGKHLTALQCAMENHRYGAFQMLLKRGAKVDSSLAGGYLRWLVASDDSLNAISVLLKSGANVDDRDRSGRTPLMIAASAKQEMNVKVLLKSKADPTLRDGRGRTALHDAIESGCFECAKVLLEKGSSVKDVYPEGQSLVSLAVARQDTVMAKWLLAKGAPAVLAGDVYEKVFGEGGSEEIVRFVVRKMSGVDLGKALLKAVSNDNADLVRFLIEKKADVNARDYDGRTPLMINCAYSGSREIRELLEENGAKLKLRDKSGVSAEQYCAPNEGE; the protein is encoded by the coding sequence ATGCTGTTCTCCGCGCGTCCCGATCCGAACCTGCGCCTTTCCGACGGGCAAACCCTGCTGATGGCCGCGGCGAAGGCCAATTCATTGCGGTTGGTTAGGCGGTTTCTGTCAATGAATGCCGATGATTCCGCGCGCGATCAGGAAGGGAACACCGCATTGCACCATGCGTGCCAGGCAGGTGCCGACACGGGGATTCTGGAGCAGTTGCTGCTCAACGGGGCGGATCCCGATGCGAAGAACGCGAGTCTGGAGACCCCGCTCCATTTGGCGGTGCTCTCGAAGAATGTCGCCAACGTGCGTGTGCTTCTGCGCGGGAAGATCGATGTCGATTTCCCGGATCGATTGGGGAACACGCCGATGATGAGGGCCTTGACGTCGGGAGAGGAGGAGATCGCCCTATTGTTGAAGGACAAGGGAGCTAACCCAGTGGTCTCCTCCACGTACAGGAACGATCCCAACATTTTGGTGCCGGACAAGAGCTCGCGGCTTGTGAAGTTGGTGATCGCTGCGGGCGCGGACGTGAACACGATGGTCTACCCGTACAATCATTGCGGGGAAGATCGCTACGAACGGATTCTGACCCTCGCCGCCAGCCAGGGATGGAACGATGTCATCGATCAGGCCATGGCCAAAGGAGCCAATCCCGCCCTGACCAACGGCAAACACCTGACGGCCCTCCAGTGCGCCATGGAAAACCACAGATATGGAGCCTTCCAGATGCTTCTCAAGCGCGGAGCCAAGGTGGACAGCAGTTTGGCAGGAGGATATTTGCGGTGGCTCGTTGCCTCCGACGATTCCCTGAACGCGATCTCGGTACTCCTCAAGAGCGGGGCCAACGTCGATGACCGCGATCGGTCCGGTCGGACTCCGCTGATGATCGCCGCCAGCGCGAAACAGGAAATGAACGTGAAGGTGCTCTTGAAGTCCAAGGCCGATCCGACCCTCCGCGACGGGCGTGGACGCACCGCTCTCCACGACGCGATCGAAAGCGGCTGCTTCGAATGCGCCAAGGTTTTGCTGGAAAAGGGATCGTCTGTGAAAGATGTCTACCCGGAAGGCCAGTCCTTGGTGTCCTTGGCGGTTGCCCGTCAGGATACCGTCATGGCGAAGTGGCTTCTGGCCAAGGGTGCACCCGCCGTTCTGGCGGGCGATGTCTACGAGAAGGTGTTCGGGGAGGGAGGTTCCGAGGAGATCGTCCGCTTCGTGGTCCGGAAAATGTCCGGGGTTGACCTGGGCAAGGCTCTCCTGAAGGCTGTCTCGAACGACAACGCGGACTTGGTTCGCTTTCTGATCGAGAAGAAAGCCGACGTGAACGCCCGCGACTACGATGGCCGGACGCCGTTGATGATCAACTGCGCCTATTCCGGCAGCAGGGAGATTCGCGAACTCCTGGAGGAAAACGGCGCGAAACTCAAGCTGCGTGACAAATCCGGTGTCTCCGCCGAGCAATACTGCGCGCCGAACGAAGGCGAGTAG
- a CDS encoding pentapeptide repeat-containing protein — MNNPLRSRLSALWIRRRLCAMPVFLIGSILAVGASAGGKSKSMEVDVLDTPGAFSQKYGSRWKFTLLGTIQNETWKHQRIEDWSFLSVTFKETWMDSNTFERVTFRGCTFDESKMNHSVFRNCRFIGCTFKGQRWIENSFSGGKFQNCTWRSNPISPDIPAWEHNTFDSLEMDQLTVIRRASYWNHNEFRKVKLSNFDFSQHGMVGDEFHGCEFRNGTWVRTINTLVCELKFHDCVFFENPAEGSQFGGDFENVVFKGTNDLSAWGSFRSLQVASGGALDLDRVESSRFPGIHPYVAFDTAIDVVVDDVSKGGRLFIGDGGAKNLTVHKANLERAFLRGAVYENCLFENWEVQELWIGKDATFRNCTFRNIHITKEVAVSGPVHFEGCTFENMRRDPGVKSFFNDDPGDYLFPFESAPGVNKP, encoded by the coding sequence ATGAACAATCCCCTTCGCTCCAGGCTTTCCGCTCTCTGGATCCGCAGGCGTCTGTGCGCGATGCCTGTTTTCTTGATCGGCTCGATCTTGGCCGTAGGGGCATCTGCGGGAGGGAAATCCAAATCCATGGAGGTCGACGTGCTGGATACGCCGGGAGCGTTCTCCCAAAAGTATGGATCGCGTTGGAAGTTCACGTTGTTGGGAACCATCCAGAACGAGACCTGGAAACACCAACGAATCGAAGACTGGAGTTTCCTTTCCGTGACCTTCAAGGAAACCTGGATGGACTCCAATACCTTCGAGCGCGTCACCTTCCGAGGCTGCACCTTCGACGAATCGAAGATGAACCACTCGGTGTTCCGCAATTGCAGGTTCATCGGGTGCACATTCAAAGGCCAGCGTTGGATCGAAAATTCCTTTTCAGGCGGCAAGTTCCAGAATTGCACATGGAGATCAAACCCCATCAGCCCCGACATCCCCGCATGGGAACACAATACGTTCGATTCCCTCGAGATGGACCAGTTGACGGTTATCAGGCGCGCCAGCTATTGGAACCACAATGAGTTCCGAAAGGTCAAGCTTTCCAATTTCGATTTTTCCCAGCATGGGATGGTCGGAGACGAATTCCATGGCTGCGAGTTCCGCAACGGCACCTGGGTTCGAACCATCAATACATTGGTGTGCGAGCTTAAATTCCACGATTGCGTCTTTTTCGAAAACCCCGCGGAAGGCAGCCAATTCGGCGGGGACTTCGAAAACGTGGTGTTCAAGGGCACCAACGACCTCTCCGCATGGGGGTCGTTTCGGTCGTTGCAGGTCGCATCGGGCGGGGCGCTGGATCTCGATCGCGTCGAATCCAGCCGGTTTCCGGGCATTCACCCCTACGTCGCCTTCGACACCGCCATCGATGTGGTTGTGGACGATGTGTCCAAAGGCGGGCGGTTATTCATCGGCGATGGCGGTGCCAAGAATCTGACCGTTCACAAGGCGAATCTGGAACGCGCATTCCTGCGCGGGGCGGTGTACGAAAATTGTCTTTTCGAGAACTGGGAAGTCCAGGAACTCTGGATTGGGAAAGACGCGACCTTCCGCAATTGCACCTTCCGGAACATCCACATCACCAAGGAAGTAGCGGTGTCCGGTCCGGTCCATTTCGAAGGTTGCACGTTCGAGAACATGCGCCGCGACCCTGGAGTCAAATCCTTCTTCAACGACGATCCCGGCGATTACCTCTTCCCCTTCGAATCGGCTCCCGGTGTGAACAAGCCCTGA
- a CDS encoding ankyrin repeat domain-containing protein, producing MRSLLLILMVAFPAASHELWDLLQANQFDRAKVLLGRNFYVDSKEEGSSAIHLAARAGNLAAVKFLVAQGSDPDDRDRQRYTPLMHAAFRGDLAMTEFLVGRGASLDAFSESFQTPLMIAVVRGRDTVVDFLLKKNADPLFQPPNGGFPRTSNALFLSVGSRGTRPASKCCSPRVPIRTCAFPTGKPC from the coding sequence ATGCGGAGCCTCCTGCTGATTTTGATGGTCGCCTTCCCCGCGGCATCCCACGAGCTTTGGGATCTTCTCCAGGCCAACCAGTTCGACCGCGCCAAGGTGTTGCTGGGCAGGAACTTCTACGTCGATTCCAAGGAAGAAGGTTCCAGCGCCATCCATCTGGCCGCGAGGGCCGGCAACCTGGCGGCGGTGAAATTCCTGGTCGCCCAAGGGTCGGATCCGGACGATCGCGATCGCCAGAGGTACACTCCGCTGATGCACGCGGCTTTCCGAGGCGATCTGGCGATGACCGAATTCCTGGTTGGACGAGGAGCCTCCTTGGATGCGTTCTCCGAATCCTTCCAGACTCCGCTGATGATCGCGGTGGTCCGGGGTCGCGATACGGTGGTGGACTTCCTGCTGAAGAAGAACGCGGACCCGTTGTTCCAGCCTCCCAACGGGGGCTTTCCCAGGACGAGCAACGCCCTATTCTTGTCGGTCGGATCGCGCGGGACACGGCCAGCTTCGAAATGCTGTTCTCCGCGCGTCCCGATCCGAACCTGCGCCTTTCCGACGGGCAAACCCTGCTGA